The following DNA comes from Janthinobacterium sp. TB1-E2.
CAGTCGCCGGTTTCGACCGGCTGATCGCCAGCGCGCGGCAGGCTGGCGTGGGGCTGGTGGTCGGGACGGCAGCACCGGCCGAGAACATCGCGTTCACGCTCGACGGCCTGGACCTGCGCCACCGCTTCGACGCCATCGTCGGCGCCGCCGACGTGGAACGGGGCAAGCCGCACCCGGACGTTTTCCTGAAAGGCGCGCTGCTGGCCGGCGCGCTGCCGCACAACTGCATCGTCTTTGAAGACGCGCCACTGGGCGTGGAAGCGGCGCGCCGTGCCGGCATGCGCGTCGTGGTACTCACCACCACCCTGCCGGCCGAGGCATTTGCCGCCTTCGACAACGTCATTGCCATCGTGCCGGATTTCTCCTCGCTCGACGTCGACGCACTGTTTGCCAGCGTGGCGCCAGCGCTGGCACCACATCATCAATAATCACCAACGAAGAACACCATGACTACGGATATCCAAGAACAAGCCGCCGCCCCCGATGAAAACAAGATCATCGCCGAGCGCCGCGTCAAGCTGGCAGCACTGCGCGAACAAGGTGTCGCCTTCCCGAACGATTTCCGCCCTGAGCACAAGGCGGCCGATCTGCACGCGCAATACGGCGGCAAGACGCGCGAAGAGCTGGAAGAAAACCCCGTACACGTGGTGCTGGCCGGCCGCATGATGCTCAAGCGCGAAGCTGGCAAGAAAGCCGCCTTCGCCACCCTGCAAGACGCATCCGGCCCGAAAGCCGATGGCCGCATCCAGATCTACGCCACCTTGGACCTCACCGGCGAAGCGGCCATGGCCGCCCTGCACCATTATGACCTGGGCGATATCCTGGGCGTGCAAGGCACCCTGTTCAAGACCAAGACGGACGAGCTGACCATCAAGGTCACGGAACTGCGTCTGATCACCAAGTCGCTGCGCCCGCTGCCGGACAAATTCCACGGCTTGGCCGACCAGGAAACGAAGTACCGCCAGCGCTACGTCGACCTGATCATGAACGAAGAGACGCGCCGCACCTTCAAGGCGCGTACCGCCGCCATCTCGTCGATCCGCCGCTTCATGGAAAAGAACGAATTCATGGAAGTGGAAACGCCGATGCTGCACACCATTCCTGGCGGCGCGGCGGCCAAGCCGTTCATCACGCACCACAATGCGCTCGACATGCAGATGTTCCTGCGCATCGCGCCCGAGCTGTACCTGAAGCGCCTGGTCGTGGGCGGCTTCGACCGCGTGTTCGAGATCAACCGCAACTTCCGCAACGAAGGCGTGTCGATCCGTCACAATCCTGAATTCACGATGATGGAATTCTACGCGGCCTACACCGACTACAAATGGCTGATGGATTTCACGGAAGCCGTCATCCGCCAGGCCGCCATCGACGCGCACGGCACCGCCACCCTGACCTACGGCGGCCGCGAGCTGGACCTGGCAAAACCGTTCCACCGCCTGACTATCGTCGAAGCGATCAACAAGTACGCGCCGGGCTACACGCCGGAGCAGCTGAACGATGCGGACTTCATCAAGGAAGAGCTGAAGAAATTCGGCGTCAAGCCGTTCGCCACGGCCGGTCTGGGCGCGCTGCAACTGGCGCTGTTCGAAGAAACGGCTGAAGCGCAGCTGTGGGAACCGACCTACATCATCGACTACCCGGTCGAAGTGTCGCCACTGGCGCGCGCGTCCGACACGGTGGCCGGCATCACCGAACGCTTCGAGCTGTTCATGGTCGGCCGCGAGATCGCCAACGGATTCTCCGAGTTGAACGATGCGGAAGACCAGTCGGCCCGCTTCCTGGCACAAGTGGCCGCCAAGGACGCCGGCGATGAAGAGGCGATGTTCTACGACGCCGACTACATCCGCGCGCTGGAATACGGCATGCCGCCAGCCGGCGGCTGCGGCATCGGCATCGACCGCCTGATGATGATCATCACGGATTCGCCGAACATCCGCGACGTCCTTCTGTTCCCTCATCTGCGCCGCGAAGAGTAATCACGGACGCAAGCCGATAAAAAGCCGCCTGATTTTGCGATCAGGCGGCTCTTTTACGTCTGCGGCCGTGTCAGCCGGCCAGGGTCACGCGCTGGTGGCTGCGGCTGGCCTGCTGCGCCGCCAATGCCGTGGCCAGCGCGCGCATGCCGTCGTCACCGGTGGCGGCCGGCTGTCCTTCGCCGCGCATGGCGCGCTGGAAGGCGCGCACCGAGCGCACGTACAGGTTTTCATGCTCGACGGGGATATCGATGCTGCCGCCGTCGCGCGTCAGGCTGATGGTGCCGACGGGGCGCTGCGTCATCACGCCGGTGGCGAAGATGGTGCCCTTGGTGCCGATGATTTCCACTCCGGACAGCGAATGCGGCGCGTTGAACGCGTCGTGCACCTGCACCAGGGCGCCGTTGTCGAACTCGATGACGGCCATCAGCCCCTCTTCCAGCCCGGCCACCGTCATGCCGCCGCTGGTGGCGCAAGCCGTGACGTGGCGCGGTTCCGCGTCGAGCAGGAAGCGCAAGGTATCGACATCGTGCACGAACATGTCGAGCGTGACGCCGCCCGACTCGGGCGCGTCCAGGCGCCAGCCGCGCAAATGCTGCGGCAGGTTGTTCGCGTGCAGCACGCGGCCATACAGGGGCTGGCCGATCTCGCCGGCGCGTATCAGCTCGCGCACCTTGCCGTGGCTGGCCGCGTTGCGCAGGTGATGGTTAATCCCCAGCACCACGCCCGCTTCGGCGCAGCCGTCCACCATGCGGCGCGCGTCTTCCAGGCTCAGCGCCAGCGGCTTTTCGCACAGCACGTGCTTGCCCGCGCGCGCCGCCTGCAAGGTCTGCGCCATGTGCAGCTCGTTGGTGGTGCTGATGTACACCGCGTCCGCCCCCGGATGCGCGAGCGCCGCATCGAGGTCCGTGTAGCTGGCGGCGATGCCGAACTGTTCGGCAAAGGCGGCGCCGCGCGCGGCATCGCGGCTGACCACGGCCAGCACTTCGGCGTCGCCCTGCTGGCGGATCGCGTCGACCATCCATTCGCGCGCCACGGTGCTGGCGCCGACCAGTATCCATCCGGTTTTCTTCATTCGATTCTCCCCTTAAAAAGTGTGGCGCAGGCCGAGGTTCCAGGCCTGGTTGCCGGTGCCGTTGTCGGTGGCGTTGCCCACCACATAGGCGGCGCCGTTGCGGTTGTCGATGTGCGCGTAGGCCGCATACAAGGTGCTGCGTTTCGACAGCGCATAGGTGTAGCCGATGCCGATCTGGGTAGCGTCACCGTTGGCGGCGCGCCTGTCGTCGCGCCGCACGTAGGAGAACAGGACTCTGTGCGGCCCGACAGGCACCGTGGCGCCCAGCATCAGGTCCGCGCTGTCGACCGTGGTGGCGGCGCCCGCCGTGCTCTTGCTGACGGCAACGGCGCCATGCGCCTTGACCACGCCGAAGTCCCAGGTGGCGCCCAGCACCGTGTTCCTCGCCCTGCCCGCCACCAGCGCGGTCGACAGCGTATTG
Coding sequences within:
- a CDS encoding HAD family phosphatase translates to MNAPAPAQRAFLFDMDGTIVDNMAFHTTSWLAFFERHGHALDADAFFRDTAGRQGHEIIAKYLGEDADHVTLLAEKEIVYRELYGPHLATVAGFDRLIASARQAGVGLVVGTAAPAENIAFTLDGLDLRHRFDAIVGAADVERGKPHPDVFLKGALLAGALPHNCIVFEDAPLGVEAARRAGMRVVVLTTTLPAEAFAAFDNVIAIVPDFSSLDVDALFASVAPALAPHHQ
- the lysS gene encoding lysine--tRNA ligase; the protein is MTTDIQEQAAAPDENKIIAERRVKLAALREQGVAFPNDFRPEHKAADLHAQYGGKTREELEENPVHVVLAGRMMLKREAGKKAAFATLQDASGPKADGRIQIYATLDLTGEAAMAALHHYDLGDILGVQGTLFKTKTDELTIKVTELRLITKSLRPLPDKFHGLADQETKYRQRYVDLIMNEETRRTFKARTAAISSIRRFMEKNEFMEVETPMLHTIPGGAAAKPFITHHNALDMQMFLRIAPELYLKRLVVGGFDRVFEINRNFRNEGVSIRHNPEFTMMEFYAAYTDYKWLMDFTEAVIRQAAIDAHGTATLTYGGRELDLAKPFHRLTIVEAINKYAPGYTPEQLNDADFIKEELKKFGVKPFATAGLGALQLALFEETAEAQLWEPTYIIDYPVEVSPLARASDTVAGITERFELFMVGREIANGFSELNDAEDQSARFLAQVAAKDAGDEEAMFYDADYIRALEYGMPPAGGCGIGIDRLMMIITDSPNIRDVLLFPHLRREE
- a CDS encoding Gfo/Idh/MocA family oxidoreductase, with translation MKKTGWILVGASTVAREWMVDAIRQQGDAEVLAVVSRDAARGAAFAEQFGIAASYTDLDAALAHPGADAVYISTTNELHMAQTLQAARAGKHVLCEKPLALSLEDARRMVDGCAEAGVVLGINHHLRNAASHGKVRELIRAGEIGQPLYGRVLHANNLPQHLRGWRLDAPESGGVTLDMFVHDVDTLRFLLDAEPRHVTACATSGGMTVAGLEEGLMAVIEFDNGALVQVHDAFNAPHSLSGVEIIGTKGTIFATGVMTQRPVGTISLTRDGGSIDIPVEHENLYVRSVRAFQRAMRGEGQPAATGDDGMRALATALAAQQASRSHQRVTLAG